TTAATGgcatatgaaataaaactgagagaGGAGTCCAATGCTGGGAGGGCAACAGGCCTGGTCTTgttctcactgaagtcagtgggaatcAAATCAGACCatttgatgaaaataaaaactcatTGCTTCAGCCTAGAGGAAACCTTACTGTTAGACAAAGCCACATTTTggagggcattttttttttaaatcatgatataatatgtatttatttttagaaaaaatgcCCAAGAACTTTCAGATACTTTTGTGTAGAGTTTGAAGCAAGGTGTTTGAGCATGAAACTCAACTATAATAGCAGATTATCTGAACCACCTCAAAGgtcaaagcagcaaaaatagaCTAATGACAAAGACGTTTTATGGTTTGGAGGGACTGGAGGAAAAGACATTCTTTTAAATGTTGCTTTGTGGATCAAGCtggcacaaaaaaacccagatgatGCCATTCTCTTCAGAGCGACAGTATTTTGATGGTGTTCTTGCATAAAGTCATATATTCTTATGTGATCCAAAGCTGTTACAATTATTTTGAACTGCTGATCTTCCAGGCAtgccccccaccttcccccctgccctcccccttcAAATTAGTAATTTGCCGGTAGTATACATTAATTCAAGGAACTGGTAAACAAGGCCCAATGATATTAGAGCAAGCTGTCCTGTTTTCCACTAAGGAGTTATGCTTATACAGTTTAACCTCTTCAGATACATTATAGACATCtgctaaaataaatgtgcaATTTACAGTACtccatgtgttttcttttttaaaactataaGCGTGAAACCATCTTAATagatacaatttatttttttaaacctgattAAGTTATGAACTGATGAAAGAAACCACAAATATGGGAGCCAGCTGTTAAAAACACAAGAGGTCTGACACCTTCACTACTTCAGGaaaaattttggagaaaaacaaatgtccAAAACAATGACATTCACCTCTTCTGAAAAAACAATACTGGATTTTTGTACATGCAGCTCTTATAACTAGCGATGCTCAAAACTCCTGTGAAACGTTTCAAGCTCAGGACCTCAAATGCTAACGCTAAttggaaacagaaagcaagctgtttGCAATACTGTAATAAGCTGTGgcaattttgttattttagatGGGAATGTTAATGATGAGCCACAAATGCAAGTTGTTACAAAGCCTCTGAGAATAAAGCTGTGTGCCCTGTATTCCCCTCCCTTGCTGTTCCAGTTAAAACCATACATGCGGAAggacaaatgaaaatgttgccATGGTGATCAGAGCAGTTACCAAATCGTGTGCAGTGTAGGAAGGATTCCCTAAAGAACCTTATTAAGCATTTTGTTGCTcctttttaacaaatattttcagaaagccatttttatttcactgtcaaTAAAATAGCTACCTCGGTTAGCTAAAGCCTATTTCTCTACCCCCCAAAATAAAGCTGAACACATCATGCATTAAGAACTATTCTCATTAAAAGTTAGGAATGGAAATGTTAAACTGAAAACTTTGAAACAGGAACCAAGGATGAACCTAGCGAAGACAAGACCTGGTCAAGACATCTGAATGTTTTTCAGAATAGGTACTGtgaagcagctctgtggcttCTAGACTACAGATGTCCTCAGCTGCCAAATTTAAACCCAAACGTTTAAATGAAAGACATCCCAAAAGGCGTTGGTTAGAAGGAATAttgtttttttcacagtaatattacaggaaataaattaacacGGAGGTTCCGTGTTAGGCAGATGTGGTGAATGTGCTGGCCTGCCACAGAACCACAGTCCAAAGCCACCGGTCTCCTGTGACCAGACTGGAACCTGAATGGAGTTGGGTGTGGCACGTTATCCAAGCTGAttggcaaagaaaacaaaacttgcaCAACACGGCTTGTACTTCCACTGCACAAAACAGTACAATGAACACTGATGGGAACTGCTAAAAATAAGCTGGAGCAGGTATATGCACTTTGGGCTAAATGCAAATGGCTTCATTCACCAAAGTGCCCTTTTTTATCATCCAAATTCAGCATTTAAGTATAGCCCAAGGCGGTCAGTTCCTCTTGCAGGTATTTAAGATGCTCATGGAATACAAGTTTGTGTGGAGCACACATGCTGTATTATGGGTGGCTGTTCAGAGCCTTGACTCCTTCAGACCAGTGCAGTTCTCCAACCAAATTGTCTCCCGCCTGATGTGTGGGGCTGACTTCACAGCCATTTCCAAGCACTGACATTTCCAGTATATTGACACACTGTAGATATAAAGTACTGCAGGGAGGGAACTCTCCTAATATGTCAGGCCAGAGaggagctttcttttttttttttttttttttaaaaaaagtcaataatGTAACAGTTGTTTCCATCAGACACCTTGATTGAGCTTCATTTTACTTAATGAAGATGACAAATCAGCCATATTCCATACCTCATTCTTTTCCTCTCGCTGCACTTTTATTTAAAGTCAAACCAAAAACCCTCCCAGAACCTCCACAAATTACTTGCTGATGATTTCTCATGACTAATCTGTGGCTTCAAAAATACACAAACTTAATGGCTGTCGATGGCACAGTGACCTTGCTGCATATGCTAGAACAACATTCATTTACCATTACTCTCCATCCCCATAAAGTCCTGCTCTCATGGGCAAAAGCACGCAGACAACTGCTTGGAAAATGTAATCCCTCCCCCTGCACTGATCAGTACCAATTTACACCGTCCCCTAAGACCCTCAGGAACAGCTGATATATCACAGTTCAGTttactttctaaaataatttaaatcattaTCATTCAAAATAAGACACAGAGCAGCCACatttttctacagttttatTGATACAGTCCTGGTGTGTAACTATACATCTTCATTTTGCTTGTAGTTACAATGTTGCTTTACTAAGATTGTTTTTGTAGTCAAGTTTATTACAGTCTTCACAAAACATATTTATAAACACCACTTACTTGTTCCAAACATCGTAAATCACTGGCACTTTTTCCTAAATAGCGCTACTTGAGGAAAGGTCATACAACTCTCTTTAGATATAAATGTGTAAAGGCAAATGAATTAAATTCACCTTCCAGTGAAAATAAGAATGTTAAAAATAGCTTCAGAATTGGTATGACTCGTTTAGGTCTCAAAAATCTATGACTGGCAAAGATATCTACAATTTGATACTGTACTCAATACTTTCATTAAGAccaaaataatctttattaagaactgaaattaaatttgtacAGTGGTCTGAAAGATAAGGATTACTGtgaattttttctgatttatttttattttcatttctttaccaGAAAATGCACTACCTTCTAAAAATACTGTAGTTATAGGCTAAGTATTgctatctgaagaaaaaaatgctaaaattaaaagcatgcaACACAGATACCAAATTGTagcagaagacatttttaattgaaaactgACTCAAAGGATAGTACAAAAGAGTTTCTTCTCCCTAAAGGGATTTTCAGATGCAGGCACTGGAATAATAAGGGGATCTTCTCCAATATGAGCATCACAATATGCCAATAAATCTGCTGCAGCCTTGGATACCTAATAGAAGAGAAGACAGAACTACTGTAACACTTAATTCTGAACCAATCAGCATTGCATAAATATTCTTCATGTAACATACGATAATGGCGGCTATCATAAAATAGGAGTAGATTGATTTATCCTTTAAATTTCTAGAGACCATAATTCTGACTTTGCTCTTACTAGGCCTAATAATCcttatatacattttatttaacataGTGACATGAGATGGTATCAATTGATATGATTCGTGTTCAGCTGTTCCTCTCCATCAGAAGGAAGGTGAGGAGCATATACTCATTAAAACATGTATATGCTAATGGCCCATAAGCAATAGGGATTCTCCTTGAAGCGTGTGTTTCTGTAGAGGCTGCCTGCTTCAGCTCTTACTCCCAGTCAGTCGAGCAGTGAGGCTGTAAGATTTTCCACAAACTCTCactgctctttcctcctctgggtgcaaaacaaacaaacagttcTTCAGGCACACAACCAtgggattaaaaagaaataatcaatcAGGAGCAAAACTTGATCATCATGTGTCATAGCTCTAATTTAAGCTAAATATTGCTCTTTTCAATGAAGTCAGACTAGTATCTTCTGCTTAGTAAGTTATTATAAGTAGCACTCTATTCATAGCATTAATTTAAACTTGAGCATTAccttaatattttttatcttaGTATTTTTATACTTCTAAAATTAACAATTCTAAAGTCTCCAAATTCAGAATGCTGGTTTACGCTTACTGAAAAGTCCTACAGAAATGTAACAGTATGTTGGCATACAAGATATtttgcatgaaacaaaaaatgaaagattaaacCATTTCAGCTGTAGCTGAAACCAGCTTTGTGCCATAAGACTACTGGTGACATTAGGCCACTGTgactcatttatttttcaagaatttaGAATGTATATGtgacatatttttattctgctcagttaacaaaatatttacaactATCTGTATCTCTTTGCTTTGTCTAATTATTGCGTTTTCAATATTTTGGTAGAGTTGAGAAAATGAGATAGGAAGTCTTtacaaaaagccttttctctgaGCACCATGACAGCTTCTCCCAAGTCAAACACTGAGGTCAGCATGTTTGCACAACTAtagtgaagaggaaaaacaaatcgGATTTCTGGTATTTTTCTAGCAGGTGTGTCATCACTGTTAGCTTTAGCTTCTCTACACCCTGCTTGCTTTGGCATGAGTCCAGCCTGTAGTAGGCTTCAGATTAGATGATGAAGTCAATGGGTGTTGGATCAAGATTCatgtgaaatttaaattaaattctggaagaaaataacttacaattttaattttttttttaaatatccactAAAACAAGCCTTTGTAGAATGCCTAAACCCATAAAGCACCTATGGTTGGCATCCCAGTATAGACTATCCTCCTAGCAGAGGAAGCAAGGGTGTTTAGGTTACTTAAAATGAATTTGCCTTTGAATTGGCCTGTAAGACAAAAGGGTGGGCAGAGACACTACATGTGAACAACTGATTGCCGGgccaacacaaagcagaagaTTGAGCAAATCAGCAGAGATATTCAGAAGTACCAGTGCTTCTCAGAAGAGAAGCAggttaaacaaaaatgtatagAAAATGACAGACTTCAAGTACAAAGAAAGgactgtaattattttcagacaTACTTCAGGTAGCTACTTGCTAAGCAATGACAAAAGAATGAGGCTTTGAGTGTGAGGGCACTGTCTAGAGTAGACAGGTAGAACTGTAATGGCCAAATAGAGAACTTAGGAATTCTATCATATTcccaattttcatttaaatttacttgtggaaaaaaagcagattctCGAAAGAGAGGCACAATGTAGGCGGAGTATGAAATTCCTATCAAGCccaagaaagattaaaaaaaaaaataaaaaaatcagcaaacaTTCTTTCCTTTGCTAATGACCTATGCTGTAACTCAGTAAAGTATAAACTAGCATGGAATGCACCCACTGAGGAGGTTAGCATCTTTCCAGTGATGTTAGAAGGAATGTACCACCACAGCATTTTGGAGAAGTATTTTCAAGTAATGACAATCATCAGTACATTCACAATTATTTAACataaacattttcacttttctattGTCCTTCAGGTTCAGCTATGTGTCTCAAATTAAGGCAGTTCTATGCTCCAGTTAATTTATTAGCTGGTCCTGAACTCTTGCATTCAAACAGAGCAAGTGAAACTCAGAGCCACGGGCACCCACAAAAAGCTCAACGACACTTTCAGTGTTATGtcataataaatattattaccATAAAACCCGATGGAGAGCTAATCTCATTCTCTGGGTCCCAGAGACAGGGCGTATTAAAGATGCCCAGCACATTTCATCTTCAAGTAAGCtactgaataaattattttattcatgaaaCCAACAATGTTTTTAAGTAGACTGACCCTACAGGAGCACAGAACCAACGCTGGACTTCACCAGACTGACCCTCCCCTTAACTATCTTGTTTGTTCCACGTATGGATAAGCAACATCAGCCCGAGtatattgcttttcatttgatgGAAGAGAAGTACAATTTCAATCATCATTCTTAGAAGGTGTAAACCCAGTAATATCATTTTCTAACTGTTTCTCTACACATTATTGTGCTTTGACATGtaacaataaaaaagattttcactAGCAAAAGCGCAACATACATTTTTGTATCTAACTTGTCCTCTAATGCTCCTATGAATGCCATGAAGCAGAGCAAGCACTTTCTTCCTTGTCACAGTGTTTAAATCACAAATCAGTTTGCTTTTAGACAAACCATAGTATGATCTAGTAGAAAACAAACCTGCAACAAGAAACCGAGGGACATGATCACATTTCAGCACATGGTCACAAACTAAACCCGTACTAGGCCATGTactttcattctttaaaaaaataaaaggttttggaaggaaaagtCCTCCTATTGGGATTACAGTAGTTATAAGAGTGAATTATAGCCAATTTTTCCACTAAAAGTGAAGTAGCTCAGGCTTGCACAGTGGAATAATGACCACTCACTAAGGGGAGTTAAGTTAGCTGATCACATTCCAGGAGCAATGAAAACATTGGTTCCTGTGCCTGTGAGCAGCATTGGCAAGGTCAGAACTGTGgccaaaaaaagagcaaacacaATAGTGCCTCCAGCAAGTTTCCTGCTCAGTGTTATTATTCAGAACAACAGTGGCAGAAGACCTCTGCATTGAGCATCGCATTAAGGCTACAGCAGAGACGGCTGCTTTAGCGTATGTCAGCATCAGAGGTTGCCTAATGGCCACTGCTGTGGTTTGTTACTATACAAAACAACATGCTGATCATCCTGTTCGTGGCATGGAGGAAGTTAGAGGAAGGCCACTCTATCATAGCTTTTACTCACCTTTATGTTTACTTGTAGCTGAATGCTGCTGGACAGTTTCAGAATAGCTTTTATTAagaatttaaacaaacacatgTAATTTGAATAGTCAAATGAAGCTACCACATTTATCATTTCAGCTCTCCTACGCAATACAGCTTGGTCTGCAGATTCAAAGTAATTTATACACATTGCAGAAGtggctaaagaaaaaaattagactcCAGTTTGATTGATGAATTCTAACAGAAagttaacatttcatttttttttaatcttttaaagtgcATAGATAGGATGGAGTATGTAGGTATCATGCTGATCTCACGTTTTATACAATTAGTTTTATCCTGTGTAGTGAAAAATACATCTGGTTGtcaaattaccaaaaaaaaccccaaaccccaaaaaacaacaaaacactcAACCCTGATGCTTTAAAGAATTAGTCTCAGGAGGACTGTGGAATTTTACCATTATATTTCAGAATAACAGAGGTGATAAAAACAGCCAAAGTTAGAACATAATCCTGTTAGCTGCACTAATAATTATAAGCTTCAATGACAGGGCAAAATGCTGCAATTACTATGTCATCTGTCTTGTCATGGATTGTGACTAATTACCATCCTTGCTACGACACCCACTCTGCTTATCCTTTGCATCTAAAACAAAGAGATTCACACACATTTATTGGTAATCCCACCGCTTATCTCCCAACACAATTCAGAACCAGATAGGAATATTTTCTACcttcttaagaaaaaagaaaatggaataataATTGATACACCATGATTCTTAAATGTCAGAGCACTCCTCCTTGCTCTTCTGCTTGCAAAGAGAAGATTAAATAGTGCTTTATTCTGGGGACAACTGTGATAAAGCACCAATATTATCTTTGTTTTCTCAACTTTACTGCTAGCATCTTTGGAAGATGCATTATTCTGCTAGTCATGAGGCCACTGTTTGTCTGACTTCATTTGATGTTTCCTAGCTTGGAATCTGTGCCTCCTGCTTTCTACTTACTTCTCCATTATAGTTCTAGCTGTTCCTTCCGTGGGGAAGTAAGGCAGGTTCAATTTACGATCCTTCTGAGATTCCTACGGTTTACAAAAACCCACCGCAGTAACACTCCTTCCAACTACCAAACAATACATCAATAACTTCATTCTCCCCTTTTAAGTTGTCCTGTTTCTTTCACACCTCAACAGCGAGTTGTCTTTGTGGAACCTCAGAACACTGCACTGCTTCCTGCTCTCACTGGTTATAGGACgtgatttttaaatcagttgAAAAATCCAGTACACAGCAGGCAATGGGCAACTATCAACATACTTCTAACTACAAGATTTTAATTGAGCAGACCCAACTCTTTCTGGTTACAGCAGCACTGTGCATAGAAAAGAAAGTGCCTCTGTAGTAGAAAAATGAGGTGGAACTTCTGACTTCCCTACTCAATGATGCAGGCACCTTTTTAATGTTAACAATGTGGTCTTGTCTATTATGGGAATAACTATTTGGCTATAGCTACTTGCAAAACAGTGTTTAATTAAATTACTTGGAAAGCACTGATCTTTTGTTAAATGTCTAACTAGTTTAAGCAGatgcaaaacagcagaaaagttCATTTCTCTGCCTTTACAGTCATGATTCGAGAACTCAAAATCTCCTGTTGAAAGCACTGGAAAGTCTCTTGGTAAGATTTGGCTATACGGAAACACACACTTAACTGTTTCAAGATTAAAAGACGAAGCAGATCTTGAGGGAATAAAAAGCCAGCTAACATCTTCTCACAATCCCTCATATAATTTCTAGAATTTCTCTGAAcaagacaaatattttgcaaattttattttgtttatgttAGTATGGGAACCCTCAGAATACTGAAACACATGCGATTTTCTTTGGTGCCTTTTTGGTCTCAAGCTGTTTTGAATGGTGAAATAATTGCACTTTCAAGCTATCTGGTTTTTAGGTCTGCCACACATAttctttttaagagaaaaactgtgttctttttaattaaactaagtgtaaaaataaccttttctattttcatataAGCAAGATGGACTACTCACGTGAAATGCACTAATATTTCTGAACTATAAATACTATAATTATAATTAGTGAGTTGATCtgatactattttaaaattgtaattatgTACTATTGTCTCCATGCTGACTACATGCAGAATTTCAGCACGCAGGATGGATGGACAAACAGATTGAATTAAGACTACATGAAGAATTTAATGTACAACATTTCTAAACTGTCTTACTGAGTTTGTAACCTCAGTTACAAAGTTACACTTTGTAACAATTCAGTTATAGCTGCTTGTAGAAAAACTGATTATTTAAATGGCTTCCTTTTTGTAGTCTTTCCATCTCTAAACTCTTCTTACTTGTAAAGGCTGGATTTTTCATCCAAATAATTATTCCCTATTttcagaggcagagagagcaaAAGAGATGAGTATTGCTTTCTTAAAACTTTCTGACATTATTAGTTTTTAGGTGCTTGATTTATTCACAAAATTTTAGCCTAGTGGAAGACAGAATGACAGGGAAGAATAATCCACAGGCTTTCCTGGTTAAAAATGTGGAGAACCTCTGTTTAATAGTATCTTTAGTTAAACTATTTAACCCACGTACATCTAGAGGCTTGATAAAACCAAATCTTCACATACAACAGGCTATCAAACGTGAAGAATCATAACTGAACATTGCAATCACACATATTTTTTGTGCAATGACATCTgtgataaaacaaaacaaagcaaagcaattcaGCTTGTCTCATCATTATTCAAAAGTATTGCAATATCTCAAAGACTTATTCCAGTCCTTAAAGGAGAAGAACCGAGAAACCTGAGCTGCACTTATATTCAGCTACAAGTGACAAAGAACAGCACCTGTGCATCTGCCagctgattttaaatatttcacaaacTACCACTTCTGACAGATGTAAATGGCACTCATACAGAGGCAGACTAGAAGCGAGTCTTTGGAAATCGCTTCATTAGTTAGCACATAACTAATTCACAGTACTGAATATCGTTTTATAGCTCAacacacattttttaatttcagctgatTGAGTCTTTCTGCAATATTAAAGGGAGACTGTACCACAAACTAGTGAGTGAATTCAAATTATCAACAATAAGTATAAGTTTACCTTCATCCTATCCATGTATGCCTCCATTTTTAATTGCTCCACAGCTTTCCTGGCTTGAGATATATTGGTTGTACTGTTT
The DNA window shown above is from Grus americana isolate bGruAme1 chromosome 3, bGruAme1.mat, whole genome shotgun sequence and carries:
- the GNG4 gene encoding guanine nucleotide-binding protein G(I)/G(S)/G(O) subunit gamma-4, encoding MKELVSNSTTNISQARKAVEQLKMEAYMDRMKVSKAAADLLAYCDAHIGEDPLIIPVPASENPFREKKLFCTIL